The genomic interval CGCGGGCTTCTGTACGAGGCGGCGACAGTCATCCTGACTCGCAGCGCGGCCAACAGCAGCTTGCGCACATGGGGCCTCAAGCTTCGGGAGAGGATCGGCTTCAAACGAGCCGCCGTTGCCGTAGCACGCAAACTGGCGGTGATAATGCATTCGATGCTCAAAACTGGTGAGTTCTTTGATCGGAACGCAGGAGCCGAAATATGATATCTTGCGGATAGCGTTCAAAATCTGAGCGCCCGAGACGTCCCTGCCGGGACGTGGGCCCGAGCCATTCCGTTGATGGGGTTGCACCGCTGATTCAGCAAAGTGCGTCGTCCACTGTGAAGGCTCCTCCCGCGAAGCTCCATCATGCGGCGGCTTATGTCGACCGCGAAGACAACCCTGCACCCGGTACAGGCGTCTTAGAAGCAAAGATACTTGACACCACCTCCGCGATTACATGAACGCTGGCCAAGATGGTTTCCGCGACGCGAGTTCCAAACACGCCGGCGACCTTTGCGGGGTCAGTGGGGTCCACGGAGTATCTCGTGTCTAGGATCGATCGATCACACCATCTGCTTGTCACCTTGCAAGTTCCGGCATCGGCTCAGCACGGTTGCAGTTAAGTTGCTCCCCGTGCCTGGCTGATCTCTATGCCGCGCCCGCCGGAGCGACGCGCGCGGATGTCATGGCGTAGTTTTCGCCCGTGACCATCAGTTTCCAAGCGATACGGGCCATCTTATTGGCTAACGCTACGGCGGCCAGCTTCGGCGGCTTGCGCTTGAGAAGGTCGAGGAGCCAGGGCGAGGCGCGTCCTCCGCAGCGAACAGCATGCCTGATCACGGCGGTGGCCCCCGACACCAGCACGGCGCGCAAAGCTTCATCGCCGGCCCGGGTGATGGCGCCGAGCCTGACCTTGCCGGCCGTAGAATGATCCTTCGGCGTCAATCCGATCCAGGCCGCAAACTGGCGCCCTGACCGGAATAGCTCAGGCGCCGGGGTCTTCATCATCAACAGCGCCGCGCCGATCGGACCGACGCCAGGGATCTTGGCGAGACGTCGGCTGCATTCATCAGCCTTGTGCCAAGCCATGAGCTTGGCGGCGACTTCGGCGATTTGCGCCTGCAACTGAGCATATTCTTCAGCCTGGGCCGCGAACAGCTCGCGAGCCAGGTCGGGCACGCTCTCATCCGCTTGAATGTGTTCGAACAGCGGATCGAGGTGCACCATCCCTTTGGCGGCGGTAAAGCCAAACTCGGCGGCATAGCCGCGGATGGCATTCGACAATTGCGTGCGATTGCGGATGAGCCGATCGCGCAGGCTGACCAGCATCAGGGCCGCCTGTTGCTCGGCAGTTTTTACCGGCACAAAACGCATCGTTGGCCGGCTCATCGCCTCGCAAAGCGCCTCGGCGTCAGCCGTATCGTTCTTGCTGCGCTTTACATACGGTTTGACCAGTTGAGCCGCGATCAGCTTCACCTCATGGCCGAACGACCGCAAAAGCCGCGCCCAATGGTGGGAGGCGCTGCAGGCTTCGATCCCGATCACCGTCGGCGCAAGCTTCTCGAAGAACTCAACCATCTCCTTGCGCCGCAACTTCTTGCGCAAAACCACCTTCTCGGCGGCGTTCACCCCGTGAAGTTGGAAAAAACGCTTCGACGTATCCATGCCGATTCGGCTAATCTGTTCCACGGACGGTCTCCTTTGTCTGAGATCTGCAACGACCTCATTCTGGCACAATCGATGCCGTCGGGGGCCGTCCACCCCAACACGCCGAAACACACGTCATTGCCGTGATATCGATCGCAGCGGCCATCGCGGCGATCCTGGTGCTGATCATGGATCGCGCGTTGCAATGAAAAAAGAGGCCGCCCGAAATGAGGGGCGGCCTTCAGCGTTCACTTGCAAACGAGTTTACCGTGCTTGTCCGGCACAGGCGCCCGGAACGCGCCCCGGCCGTATGTGCAATCGGGCTGAATGATTCCAGCGTCGATTTGCTGCCGCCGCATTTCGCAAGTCGCGGGCGAGTTGCCGGCCTGGATGCAACGGGCGAAACCGCCTGCGGGCGCCGCTTGCGCAGAGCCGGCAGCCGCCAGCGCCAATGTAGCAATCGCGATGCGCTTCATTTTGGATCGGGCCTCCTGCCCCCGAGGGAAATGGCCCTTCGCGCGGGGGACAAATGCGAAGGGCCGCCTTATCGCCGTGGCACGAGGGTAAGGCGCTAAGGCGCCTCGACGAAATCCAATCGGCCACGATGCCGTGGGGAGCGCGCGCGCCCAAAAGGATGTGCGGCCGGCGTTTCGGGGGTAGGCGCAGTTTTACCGCGTAGATGACCCGGCGCTCACCGAAGTAGCCGCCAACCCTTGCGCTGTAGCGCTGCGCGTGATCGGGAGCGGAGTTCGCGTGGATCTGGTCGTGACGGACCACCTCATGCCCGGCATGAGCGGTAGCGGACTGGCAGCGGAAGTCCGCGACAGTCGGCCTGACACCCCGGTCTTGGTGATTTCGGGTTATGCTGAGGTCGATGGCATCGCCTCCGACCTGCCTCGGCTAACGAAACCTTTTCGGAAGGACGAGCTAGCCGCGAGCCTTCAGGCTCTGACGCCGCCGCGGGTGTGAGGCTTTTGCGACGAATGCTTAGCGTCAGCCATCCCAGTGAGCTTCTGGCAATCCACACACCTGTCGATGCTTACCGGCCTATCGGTGTGAGGCGGTGTGTTTAGAGCCAGCTCAACTCTGCGTAGCTGCAGCGGTTTCGTCTCGCTAGTGATGGCTGAAACTCTGGAACTCGCGGGCGCTGTGGTCGTTGTTTGGCCACGACAGCAGTAGCGAGTAGGAGAGCCCGTGAACCGACGCCAGCTTGTTCGAGGGGCGGCGGTGCTGCCGACGTTGTTGCTCGCTTCGCGAGCCGGTTTCGCTGCCGATGGCGCGTTCGAGCCGTCGGCGGTCAGGAATCTGGCCCGTATGTTGGCGGGCAAGCCGTATGACGCGCCGGACGAGAAGCTGCCGGGCGGCTTGAAGGACCTCGACTACGATCAGTACCGTTCGATCCGCTTCCTGCCCGATCGCGCGCTCTGGCGCGGCAAGAATCTTCCGTTCGAAGCGCAGTTCTTCCATCGCGGCTTCTTCTACAAGAACCGGGTGAATATCTTCGAGGTCGCGGACGGCAAGGCCACCGAGATCAAATACCGCAAGGAGGACTTTTCCTTCGGCGAGAAGGTCCCGGCGTTCGAGGAAAGCGACCTCGGCTTCGCCGGCTTTCGGATACACGCGCCCATTAACCGGGCCGACTATTATGATGAGGTCTGCGTGTTCCTGGGCGCGAGCTACTTCCGCGCCGTCGCCAAGGGGCAGACCTACGGGCTTTCGGCCCGCGGACTTTCGATCGATACCGGCGAACCCCAGGGCGAGGAATTTCCGCTGTTCAAGGCCTTTTGGCTCGAGCGGCCGGCGCCCGGCGCGACCTCGCTGGTGATCCACGCTCTGCTCGACAGCAAGAGCTGCGCGGCGAGCTATCGATTCACCGTGCGGCCGGGGGACACGACGGTGTTCGACGTCGAGATGTCGGTCTACCCGCGCGTCGAAATGAAGCGGGCCGGGCTCGCGCCGATGACCAGCATGTTCTTCTACGGTCCGAACGACCGCAACGACATCGACGACTTCCGCCCCTCCGTGCACGATTCCGACGGGCTGGCGATCTTCAACGGCAAGGGCGAGAGCCTCTGGCGGCCGCTCAGCAATCCCCGCGACCTCCAGATCAGCACCTTTCAGGATCTCAACCCGCGCGGCTTCGGCCTGATGCAGCGAGAGAGAAACTTCTTCGCCTATCAGGACATCGAATCCAGCTTCGAGAAGCGTCCCAGCCTCTGGATGGAGCCGATCGGGGACTGGGGCGAGGGCGGAGTCATGCTGTTCGAGATCCCGACCAAGGAGGAGGTCCACGACAACATCGCCGCGTTCTGGCGACCGAAAAACCCGCTGCAGGCCAAGGGTGAACACAACTACACATATCGGCTGCATTGGGGGCCGGATAGCCCGAAGCCGCACTCGCTTGCACGCTTCACGCGCACGGGCGTCGGCGCGAGGGGCGAAGACGCCCGCCTGTTCGTCCTTGATCTGGTCGGCGACAACCTGAAAGGCATCGATCCCGCTGGCGTCAAAGGCGTGGTGACGGCGGAGAAGTCGGACGTGAAGAACATCGTCACGCAGCCCAACCCCCACACCGGGGGCTGGCGGCTGAGCTTCCAGTGCCAAGTCAAGGGCGAGCCGATTGAGCTGCGCGCGTTTCTGACCGAAGGCGACAAGCCGTTGTCGGAAGTCTGGGTCTATCGATGGACACCTTGAAACCGGCACCGCGATCGATCGTCGGCGATATCGGAAGCCAACGCCTGCTGCCGCGCGAGTCCCCGCTTGCCATGGCTCCGGGCGACCTCGGAAGAGATCGGATAGCCGACCGTGTTCCCGCCCCGACAACCAGCACGATGGCTTGGCGGCGCGGCCTCATTCTCCTCTCGACGGCAGCGCTCACCGGGGCGGGCGGGTATGAGATGTATCGCGTTCTGCAGGTCGGCGGCGTCACTGTGCTGGAAGCATTGGTGCTGGCGCTTTTCCTCGTCCTGCTCGCCTGGGTCGCCTTTTCTTTCGCCTCTGCGGTGGTGGGCTTCTTCGTGCTGCTGGCCCATCGTCCCGACGAGGATGCTTTCGCGCCTGGCGTGGAGCTGCCCGCGATCGCAAGCCGGACGGCCATGCTGCTTCCCACCTACAACGAAGACCCGCACCGATTGACGGCCCGGCTTCGGGCGATCATCGAATCCGTGGAGGCGACCTTGCACGGAGAGCTGTTCGACTGGTTTGTTCTGAGCGACAGCACCGATCCGGACATCTGGGTCGCCGAGGAAAAGGCGCTGCTCGCGTTGCGTCAGGCCCTCGGAACGCCGCGGCTGTACTATCGCCACCGGGCCGACAACACGGCGCGCAAGGCCGGCAACATCTCGGAGTGGATCACCCGGTTCGG from Bradyrhizobium sp. CCGUVB1N3 carries:
- a CDS encoding IS110 family transposase; protein product: MEQISRIGMDTSKRFFQLHGVNAAEKVVLRKKLRRKEMVEFFEKLAPTVIGIEACSASHHWARLLRSFGHEVKLIAAQLVKPYVKRSKNDTADAEALCEAMSRPTMRFVPVKTAEQQAALMLVSLRDRLIRNRTQLSNAIRGYAAEFGFTAAKGMVHLDPLFEHIQADESVPDLARELFAAQAEEYAQLQAQIAEVAAKLMAWHKADECSRRLAKIPGVGPIGAALLMMKTPAPELFRSGRQFAAWIGLTPKDHSTAGKVRLGAITRAGDEALRAVLVSGATAVIRHAVRCGGRASPWLLDLLKRKPPKLAAVALANKMARIAWKLMVTGENYAMTSARVAPAGAA
- a CDS encoding response regulator — protein: MIGSGVRVDLVVTDHLMPGMSGSGLAAEVRDSRPDTPVLVISGYAEVDGIASDLPRLTKPFRKDELAASLQALTPPRV
- a CDS encoding glucan biosynthesis protein G translates to MNRRQLVRGAAVLPTLLLASRAGFAADGAFEPSAVRNLARMLAGKPYDAPDEKLPGGLKDLDYDQYRSIRFLPDRALWRGKNLPFEAQFFHRGFFYKNRVNIFEVADGKATEIKYRKEDFSFGEKVPAFEESDLGFAGFRIHAPINRADYYDEVCVFLGASYFRAVAKGQTYGLSARGLSIDTGEPQGEEFPLFKAFWLERPAPGATSLVIHALLDSKSCAASYRFTVRPGDTTVFDVEMSVYPRVEMKRAGLAPMTSMFFYGPNDRNDIDDFRPSVHDSDGLAIFNGKGESLWRPLSNPRDLQISTFQDLNPRGFGLMQRERNFFAYQDIESSFEKRPSLWMEPIGDWGEGGVMLFEIPTKEEVHDNIAAFWRPKNPLQAKGEHNYTYRLHWGPDSPKPHSLARFTRTGVGARGEDARLFVLDLVGDNLKGIDPAGVKGVVTAEKSDVKNIVTQPNPHTGGWRLSFQCQVKGEPIELRAFLTEGDKPLSEVWVYRWTP